The Lysinibacillus pakistanensis genome includes a window with the following:
- a CDS encoding ABC-2 transporter permease, with the protein MVNLILKDVLIQKKLILIYIATIILYLFIDVSLVKIGFLYSMAFITQTFAYDEKDNANILLNSLPYTRKEIVSSKYIGALVYTSLIIFITSIGDFFLNGKEVLFLWKDILLIIGLVMVTLSFILPIFYKFKTQSLMIAVGALFGIYILIIKFLSPSLNGTLRELIQKFMTLQETQMYFVAILTIIILYVGSWLLSIRIYARKVF; encoded by the coding sequence ATGGTTAATCTAATCCTTAAGGATGTTTTAATTCAAAAGAAATTAATTTTAATATACATTGCTACAATTATACTTTATTTATTTATAGATGTGTCCCTAGTAAAGATAGGATTCTTATATAGTATGGCTTTTATCACTCAGACCTTTGCTTATGATGAAAAAGATAACGCTAATATTTTGCTTAATTCGCTGCCATATACGAGAAAGGAAATCGTTAGTTCGAAATATATAGGTGCATTGGTATATACATCACTAATTATATTCATTACTTCTATAGGTGATTTCTTCTTAAATGGAAAAGAGGTATTGTTTTTATGGAAAGATATATTGCTAATTATCGGTCTTGTTATGGTCACTTTGTCATTTATACTACCAATCTTTTATAAATTTAAAACGCAATCTTTAATGATTGCTGTAGGTGCTTTATTTGGAATATATATTTTAATCATTAAATTTTTATCCCCTAGTCTTAATGGTACATTAAGAGAATTGATACAAAAGTTCATGACTTTACAAGAAACGCAAATGTATTTCGTAGCTATCCTTACAATCATTATTTTATATGTTGGATCGTGGCTTCTATCTATTCGTATATATGCGAGAAAAGTTTTTTAA
- a CDS encoding ABC transporter ATP-binding protein — translation MENVIELQHVHKSFKGFQIKDFSINVKKGFVTGFIGGNGAGKSTTIKLIMNLLKQDSGTVSVFGMNYKKHEKEIKERIGFVYDENVFYENVTLKDMKRIIKPAYKNWDDNAFQRYVDQFELPLNKNMKTFSKGMKMKASLAIALAHHAELIIMDEPTAGLDPIFRRELLNILHELMQDEDKTIFFSTHITTDLDRIADYITFVHNGEHIFTKEFYKIEEEYAIVKGTLNLLDQETEREFVAIRKSNTGFEALTADKNRVASIFGDSVIMEKPTLEDIMYYTKKGW, via the coding sequence ATGGAAAATGTCATTGAATTACAGCATGTTCATAAATCTTTTAAGGGATTTCAGATAAAGGATTTCTCTATCAACGTGAAAAAGGGTTTTGTAACTGGATTTATCGGTGGAAATGGTGCAGGGAAATCTACAACAATCAAATTGATTATGAACTTACTAAAGCAAGATAGTGGCACTGTTTCAGTGTTCGGCATGAATTACAAGAAGCATGAAAAAGAAATAAAGGAACGTATTGGCTTTGTCTATGACGAAAATGTCTTTTATGAAAATGTAACATTAAAGGATATGAAAAGGATTATTAAACCAGCCTATAAAAACTGGGATGATAACGCCTTTCAACGTTATGTTGATCAGTTCGAACTACCATTGAATAAAAATATGAAGACCTTTTCGAAGGGGATGAAGATGAAAGCTTCATTAGCCATAGCCCTAGCTCATCATGCAGAATTAATTATTATGGATGAGCCAACTGCTGGGCTTGATCCGATATTTCGTAGAGAGCTACTAAATATTCTACATGAATTAATGCAAGATGAAGATAAAACGATTTTCTTCTCGACTCATATAACAACTGATTTAGATCGAATTGCGGATTATATTACCTTTGTTCATAATGGTGAGCATATATTCACAAAGGAATTTTACAAGATTGAAGAGGAGTATGCCATTGTCAAAGGGACATTGAATTTATTGGATCAGGAAACGGAACGAGAGTTTGTTGCCATCCGAAAATCGAACACAGGGTTTGAGGCATTAACTGCGGATAAAAATCGTGTGGCGAGCATATTTGGGGATTCTGTCATTATGGAAAAACCAACGCTTGAAGATATTATGTACTATACGAAAAAAGGATGGTAA
- a CDS encoding GntR family transcriptional regulator: MQIIISNSSKEPIYEQIYAQIKKLILTGELQEGQSLPSMRQLAKDLEISVITTKRAYEELEKNGFIYSIVGKGSFISEQNKEMMRERKIKVVEENLLIAIQNAKEMNIDLAELKEMLTLLYTENE; this comes from the coding sequence ATGCAAATAATTATTTCAAACAGTTCAAAAGAGCCGATTTATGAGCAGATTTATGCTCAAATCAAAAAGCTTATTTTAACAGGTGAACTACAAGAAGGGCAGTCATTGCCCTCTATGCGCCAGCTTGCAAAGGATTTAGAAATTAGCGTTATTACAACAAAACGTGCTTATGAAGAGCTAGAGAAAAACGGGTTTATTTATTCTATTGTGGGAAAAGGTTCGTTCATCTCTGAACAAAATAAGGAAATGATGAGAGAAAGAAAAATAAAGGTAGTCGAAGAAAATCTGTTGATTGCCATTCAAAATGCTAAAGAAATGAACATTGACTTAGCAGAACTCAAAGAAATGCTTACACTATTGTATACAGAGAATGAGTGA
- a CDS encoding alpha/beta fold hydrolase, with the protein MNNKRVFKRIVQMLLILMALFLLTITTSYTYHQIQLSKEENRFTPFGKMVEVNDHKMHVYIEGKGKETLVFMSGGGTSAPVLDFKSLYSLLSDKYKIAVVEKAGYGFSDITDVNRDIETILQETREALLKSGVEGPYILFPHSMSGIEALYWAQIYPDEVKAIVGLDMAVPAAYEDYAINMPMVHLSALAAKIGITRWIPDLSESDAMKYGNLTEEEKELYRVIFYRRTVTKNMINEVKNIKANAKKVETLEIPNVPILLFSSNGQGTGWDKDTWLDFQKDFISKYKDGEFIKLDCAHYIHDVEFKRIADESEKFIESSNF; encoded by the coding sequence ATGAATAACAAGCGGGTGTTCAAAAGAATTGTACAAATGTTACTCATATTAATGGCATTATTTCTGTTAACCATTACAACTAGTTATACGTATCATCAAATACAATTATCAAAAGAAGAAAATCGATTTACACCCTTTGGGAAGATGGTAGAGGTTAATGACCATAAAATGCATGTATACATAGAAGGAAAAGGTAAAGAAACACTAGTATTTATGTCTGGAGGCGGCACCAGTGCACCTGTTTTAGATTTTAAATCATTGTATTCCTTGTTAAGTGACAAATATAAAATTGCTGTCGTTGAAAAGGCAGGCTATGGATTTAGTGACATTACAGATGTTAATCGAGATATAGAGACGATTTTACAGGAAACAAGGGAAGCTCTATTAAAATCAGGTGTTGAGGGACCCTATATTTTATTTCCTCATTCAATGTCTGGGATTGAAGCTCTGTATTGGGCTCAGATTTATCCAGACGAGGTAAAAGCAATCGTTGGATTGGATATGGCTGTTCCTGCTGCATATGAGGATTATGCTATAAATATGCCAATGGTTCATTTAAGCGCCCTTGCTGCAAAGATTGGTATTACAAGATGGATTCCAGATCTTTCTGAGAGTGATGCGATGAAGTATGGGAATCTGACTGAGGAAGAGAAGGAACTGTATAGGGTAATTTTTTATCGCAGAACAGTAACTAAAAATATGATTAATGAAGTGAAGAACATAAAGGCAAATGCAAAAAAGGTAGAGACATTAGAAATTCCAAATGTCCCTATACTTTTATTTTCATCGAATGGGCAAGGAACAGGCTGGGATAAGGATACATGGCTTGACTTTCAAAAGGATTTTATTAGTAAGTATAAAGATGGTGAATTCATAAAATTAGATTGCGCACACTATATTCATGATGTTGAATTTAAGCGAATTGCTGACGAGTCAGAAAAATTTATAGAAAGTTCTAACTTTTAA